A segment of the Zingiber officinale cultivar Zhangliang chromosome 8B, Zo_v1.1, whole genome shotgun sequence genome:
AATACTCACTCAACAATCTATAtttctttatctatttttttcataattaattaaatgcattagTTGAACTGTGGTGAACTTTTGGAATTGGCTTATCTATGTTGATCATGTTTCTTCATTCATTTGGTAGTTTGATATCAACCAGATGACACGATCTGGTGGATTTAGCTTAGGAGAAACTTTTCAATCTAGCCTTCAGCAACAGCAACTGCATACTACCACAACCCATAGTTTGAGCCTGCCAAGGGTCTTTATAAAATATTTGTTTCTCCATGGTCTGATGAGCCTGCCAAGGGGGAGCTTGAGTACTGCAGTCCAACATGTTATTATGCCAAAACACCAGTACCTCTACATGTAAGCTTTTATGTTATGGTTTTATTTGCCGATATGAATGGGGTACTTGAAGAGTATATGATTTATCAAATCTGTTATTGTGGTTGTAGCAACTGCATTTCTCCAAATTTCAGCTATCAACCTTGTTTTATGTCTTCTACAGGTATTatattcttcctttttttttttgatgctTTGCTCACATACTTTGCTTCACAAAAATCCAGAATGTTGGAAAAGGTTGACATGGAAGAATCAGCAAGTGAAaaagaggagtccaatgaaattctacaagttgaagattttgatggggcttgagttgacaataattacttgcaatcctacatggcatgaaccaccatcacaagttcCTAGTCTTTTGACAATTGTTCATTAGCTGTAAatgaagtttatttatttatttgtattgggataacttttatttgaatattagacatgttttttcttttgtgattgtaatataattcttgtataagtaatattttgaatgacattgatatgagaaatattctttcttttgtgattatgattctttattatatatttatattgaaatatgatatattggtattaaaagataataatttaaaagacaatgatctaaaaccgttgttgttgtctatcaccctcaaagacaacggttaaaaatcgttgtcgtagtcCCAAAAACGGTTGTAAACTAGCAGTGTTAATAAAAAATGTTctaaacaacaacgattttaaaccgttatttttttattcaaagacaacggtttaaaaccgttgcaaaactgttgtcttttcattcaaagacaacggtttaaaactgttgtcgtagcccccacttttaacaacactgtcaattacaatggttttaaaaggcctacgacaatgatttttaaccgttgtcttttaatgtttttgttgtagtggacgTACGGAATGTCAAGCTGAGCAACGTAAGAGATGGTGCGAAGTGTATTCCAAGTAAGCAATTGGTCGAATGTCGAGGGAGACCGAGTGATATCGAGAAGAAGGTCGGGCGATGCTGAGTAGAGCAATCAAGCGATTATGCAAATGCCAAGTAAGAAGTAAAAATAGGTGTCGACCGGGCGACGAATGCTGAACGGAGCGAGGAATGTAGGGCAGAGCGATGAGTGAAACTCGAATGATGAGCGTCGGGTAGAGAGACGAGTGAGACGCGAACAAAGAGCACTAGGCAGAGCGACAAATGAGGCGCGAGTGATGAATGAGACACGAACGATGAGCGTCGGGCAGAGTGACAAGTAAGATGCAAATGATGAGCGCCAAGTAGAGCGACGAGTGAAACTCTAACGATGAGCTCCGGGTAGAGCAGTGAATGAGGCGCGAACGATGAGCCCTAAGCAGAGCGACGAGTAAGATACGAATGATGAGCGCTGAGCAAAACAATGAGTGCGACGCGAACGATGAGCTCCAGGAAGAGCGGCGAATGAAGCTCAAGCGATGAATGAGACGCGAACAATGAGCATCGGGCAGAGTGACGAATTAGGTGCGAGCGATGAATGAGGTGAATGTCGACCAGGCGATGAGCATCGAATAGAGAGGCAAGTGAGACCAACACCTGATCAGGGAGAGAACCTGGATGACTAGTCATTgtgcccgaccgagaggtcattggccaCGAGAaccctgctcgcttataactcgctctcgggcgagagtctggaaagtcGACCGCGAGAATTTGATTGAACGGCTGAATGATATGAAGCGAGTAGTCGAGTGAACGATTGGGCAATACTAATCTGGCGGCTATGAAGATGCCGACCGGATGACCAGAAGAATGCCGACTGGGCATTCAAGAGGATGTTGATCAAGCATCCAAGAGAATGCTGGGCCAGTAGCCAGGTGGTTCTAGCAAGCAAACAAGCGAACGGAAGAATGTCGAGCGTGCGTATAGATGGAACAAAGCGAGATCGAGTAGGGCCAAGAAAGAGATTGAAGAAATGCCAACCGAGCACTCAGGAGAAGGCCGAGCAGGTGGAAAGATGATGGGCGAGTGGTCTCGAGTGCACGACCGAGAAAATGTCATTCGTGCAACAATAAACCTCAACCGAGCGATCGAAAACGTTCATCGGGTGATCGTAAAATGTAATTAGGAGACGAAAAAAATACCAACCAGGCAATAGGGAGAATGCTGAGAGGGTCGAAAGGGGATGATCGAGTGGTGTCGAGCGCGCGACCGAGAAAATATCGACTGAGCAACAAGAAACCGTGACCGAGAAAATGTCGACCGAGCAACAGTAAACCACGATcgagaaaatgttgaccaagcGACAGTAAACTGATACCGAGAAAATGCCGACCAA
Coding sequences within it:
- the LOC122016242 gene encoding uncharacterized protein LOC122016242 — protein: MTRSGGFSLGETFQSSLQQQQLHTTTTHSLSLPRVFIKYLFLHGLMSLPRGSLSTAVQHVIMPKHQYLYINCISPNFSYQPCFMSSTECWKRLTWKNQQVKKRSPMKFYKLKILMGLELTIITCNPTWHEPPSQVPSLLTIVH